In Triticum urartu cultivar G1812 chromosome 6, Tu2.1, whole genome shotgun sequence, the following proteins share a genomic window:
- the LOC125512655 gene encoding G-protein coupled receptor 1-like: MAASALAASAAASQSLRNHEILDTVGTTAAALSLTGSSFIVLCYLLFHKLHKFSFKLVYFLAVAALLAPGHSACPATDARQPCPVSATTRRPGRPNTTGH, translated from the exons ATGGCAGCGTCGGCCTTGGCAGCGTCGGCGGCGGCGAGCCAGTCCCTAAGAAACCACGAGATCCTCGACACTGTGGGCACCACCGCGGCGGCGCTCTCGCTCACCGGCTCCTCCTTCATCGTGCTCTGCTACCTCCTCTTCCACAAACTCCACAAGTTCTCGTTCAAGCTCGTCTACTTCCTCGCTGTTGCG GCTTTGCTTGCTCCTGGACATTCCGCATGCCCAGCGACGGATGCACGACAACCGTGCCCAG TATCGGCGACAACAAGAAGGCCTGGAAGACCGAACACTACAG GGCACTGA